One stretch of Leptolyngbya sp. CCY15150 DNA includes these proteins:
- the lepB gene encoding signal peptidase I codes for MKSVRRDRSTPPSQGPSNPWGEVLKVVGLSLFMSLGIRHFIAEARYIPTESMVPTLQVNDHLVVEKLSYRFQDPARGDVVVFMPREDLQAQNPDFRFAFIKRVIGLPGETVQVIHGQVLINGEPLDEPYIAAEPTYVWGPAVVPDDAYLVLGDNRNNSLDSHFWGYVPRETIIGRAAVRFWPPNRLGAVTPALLYQENDNQQLGD; via the coding sequence ATGAAGTCTGTGCGTCGCGATCGCTCCACTCCCCCCTCTCAAGGTCCATCCAATCCTTGGGGAGAAGTCTTGAAGGTGGTGGGGCTAAGTTTATTTATGTCTCTGGGTATCCGACACTTCATTGCCGAAGCTCGCTATATTCCCACCGAGTCGATGGTGCCCACCCTGCAAGTTAACGATCACCTAGTGGTCGAAAAACTCAGCTATCGCTTCCAGGATCCAGCTCGGGGTGATGTGGTAGTCTTCATGCCTCGGGAAGATTTGCAGGCACAAAACCCAGACTTTCGCTTTGCCTTCATCAAACGGGTGATTGGCTTGCCCGGCGAGACCGTTCAGGTGATCCATGGTCAGGTGTTGATCAATGGAGAACCCTTAGACGAACCCTACATTGCTGCCGAGCCGACCTATGTTTGGGGCCCGGCCGTGGTGCCAGACGATGCCTACCTGGTGTTGGGCGACAATCGCAACAATAGTTTAGACAGCCACTTCTGGGGCTATGTACCTCGGGAGACGATTATCGGACGTGCAGCGGTGCGGTTTTGGCCACCCAATCGCCTAGGAGCTGTCACTCCAGCCCTGCTCTACCAAGAGAACGACAACCAGCAGCTTGGAGACTAA
- the lepB gene encoding signal peptidase I has product MSERPKPISPDSHSISHETEEDGWVEWVKIFGVSIVLAFGIRYFIAEARYIPTESMLPTLQVNDRLIIEKISYRFRPPLRGEIIVFSPPEGLQRQQPDFHDALIKRVVGLPGDSVTITNGRVYVNDLPIAEQYIAEAPNYEWGPVTIPEESYFVLGDNRNRSNDSHFWGYVHEDDIIGRAVVRFWPLKRIGGINPVPLYPDQSYGSDRPWVAALPLGQGFHLSL; this is encoded by the coding sequence ATGAGTGAACGACCTAAACCCATAAGTCCTGATTCCCATAGCATCTCCCATGAGACCGAAGAAGACGGATGGGTCGAATGGGTAAAAATCTTTGGTGTGAGCATCGTGCTAGCCTTCGGCATTCGTTATTTCATTGCTGAAGCGCGCTATATTCCCACTGAGTCTATGCTGCCAACGCTGCAGGTCAACGATCGGTTAATTATTGAAAAAATTTCCTACCGGTTTCGTCCACCCCTACGGGGCGAAATTATTGTCTTTAGTCCTCCCGAGGGCCTGCAGCGGCAACAGCCTGACTTTCATGATGCCCTGATCAAGCGGGTGGTTGGGCTACCGGGCGACAGCGTCACTATTACGAACGGGCGCGTCTATGTGAATGACCTGCCGATTGCGGAGCAATACATTGCTGAGGCACCTAACTATGAATGGGGCCCGGTGACCATTCCTGAAGAGTCGTACTTTGTGCTTGGTGACAACCGCAATCGCAGCAACGATAGCCATTTTTGGGGCTATGTTCACGAAGATGACATCATTGGGCGGGCGGTCGTGCGCTTTTGGCCCCTCAAACGGATCGGGGGCATTAACCCTGTGCCGCTCTATCCTGATCAAAGCTATGGGAGCGATCGCCCTTGGGTGGCGGCGTTACCCCTCGGTCAAGGCTTTCATCTGTCCCTGTAG
- a CDS encoding dihydroorotase — MTTVLLPAVRLLDPIRQTDSVADVLVQDGIVQAIAPAIDAPADTVIDKRSGLVMGPGLMDLYSTSGEPGYEARETLESLLKSAEAGGFTRLTLLPHMQPPMDNPAMVTWLRSRLQTCASAVRVELWGALTQGLQGDRMAELAELAEAGVVGFTDGQPIAQLNLLHRLLDYLTPYGKPLALWCCDRSLSYGGTAREGQDSIRLGLPGHPAMAETAAIAAVLECLTPESSPVHVMRISTARSVELIQQGKQRGLPITASTTWMHLLWTTADLEHYDPNLRLDPPLGTPADRAALVQAIATGVLDAIAVDHTPHTYEDKTVAFNEAPPGAIGLELALPLLWEAFVATGQWDALTLWSCLSTHPALFLQQEPPQIAVGQSAELTLFDPHADWTVTRQTLQSRSHNTPYLGRSLRGRVIPWTQLMDEL; from the coding sequence ATGACTACTGTCCTGTTGCCAGCCGTGCGTCTTCTCGATCCCATTCGCCAAACGGATAGCGTAGCGGATGTACTGGTTCAAGACGGGATTGTCCAAGCGATCGCGCCCGCCATCGATGCACCGGCGGACACCGTGATTGACAAGCGCTCCGGTCTGGTCATGGGCCCAGGATTGATGGATCTCTACAGCACCAGCGGTGAGCCGGGGTATGAGGCGCGGGAGACATTGGAGTCGTTGCTCAAGTCCGCCGAGGCTGGGGGATTTACCCGGCTGACGCTCTTGCCTCACATGCAACCGCCCATGGATAACCCCGCCATGGTCACCTGGCTGCGATCGCGGCTGCAAACCTGTGCTAGCGCGGTGCGCGTTGAGCTGTGGGGGGCTTTAACCCAAGGACTCCAGGGCGATCGCATGGCCGAGCTGGCCGAGTTGGCAGAGGCGGGGGTGGTGGGCTTTACCGATGGCCAACCCATCGCCCAACTGAACCTGCTGCATCGTTTGCTCGACTATCTGACGCCCTATGGAAAACCCTTGGCGCTATGGTGCTGCGATCGCTCTCTTTCCTACGGCGGCACGGCCCGAGAAGGACAGGACTCGATTCGTCTGGGACTTCCCGGTCATCCGGCCATGGCGGAAACGGCAGCGATCGCGGCGGTGCTGGAATGTTTAACGCCAGAGTCTTCACCGGTGCATGTCATGCGGATTTCCACGGCCCGCAGTGTGGAGCTGATCCAGCAGGGCAAGCAGCGCGGCTTACCCATCACGGCCAGCACAACCTGGATGCACCTGCTTTGGACGACGGCAGATTTGGAGCACTATGATCCCAACCTCCGGCTAGATCCACCCTTGGGTACTCCAGCGGATCGAGCGGCCCTCGTCCAGGCGATCGCCACGGGGGTGCTCGATGCGATCGCCGTCGATCATACGCCCCACACCTACGAAGATAAGACCGTTGCCTTCAATGAAGCGCCGCCTGGAGCCATCGGACTAGAGCTGGCCCTACCCCTACTGTGGGAGGCCTTTGTGGCAACGGGGCAGTGGGATGCCCTGACCCTGTGGAGCTGCTTGAGTACTCACCCGGCTCTCTTCCTCCAGCAAGAACCGCCCCAGATCGCCGTGGGGCAGTCTGCAGAGCTAACCCTGTTTGATCCCCATGCCGACTGGACGGTGACCCGACAAACCCTCCAGTCGCGATCGCACAACACGCCGTACCTAGGGCGATCGCTGCGTGGTCGGGTCATTCCTTGGACGCAACTGATGGACGAACTGTAG
- a CDS encoding HhoA/HhoB/HtrA family serine endopeptidase, with product MAQHKPQWTDLSSLSPSSRGASLARIGLYVLLTVVGTSSVVLVDRWLAATPERASSSPPIELTEVRSDRPTPEPVLGTSGQVLADRGDSFIADVVDEVGPAVVRIDAQRRMAVLPGGVDDPALRRFFGSSGSPNMSPNMGQMTDGVGSGFILADDGLVITNAHVIDGADRVTVTLRDGREFEGEVVGQDPVTDVAVIRISASNLPIVRLGDAEEIRPGEWAIAIGNPLGLDNTVTAGIISATGRSSADVRIPDKQVSFIQTDAAINPGNSGGPLLNDRGQVIGMNTAIIGGAQGLGFAIPINVVQDIANQLITNGRVQHPYLGIRMVELTEDVKQELNANLNRAQQLDIDQGVVVVEVAPGSPASLGGLQAGDVIQEINGEAIATGQDIQDVVRSSNVGDRLQISLWREGDTQSLTVQTGEFPSQMR from the coding sequence ATGGCACAACACAAACCACAGTGGACAGATTTATCTTCATTATCACCGTCATCTCGGGGTGCGTCGCTGGCTCGCATTGGATTATATGTTCTACTAACCGTTGTAGGTACGTCTAGTGTCGTTTTGGTCGATCGTTGGCTAGCAGCCACCCCCGAGCGGGCTAGTTCATCGCCGCCGATAGAATTAACAGAGGTCAGAAGCGATCGCCCTACACCGGAACCCGTCCTGGGTACGTCGGGGCAGGTCTTGGCAGATCGCGGAGATAGCTTCATTGCCGATGTCGTCGATGAGGTGGGGCCGGCGGTGGTGCGCATTGATGCCCAGCGGCGCATGGCCGTCTTACCCGGCGGAGTTGACGATCCGGCGCTACGACGATTTTTTGGCAGTAGCGGCTCTCCCAATATGTCTCCCAACATGGGACAGATGACCGATGGCGTTGGCTCAGGCTTTATCTTGGCGGATGATGGTTTGGTGATCACCAATGCCCATGTCATTGATGGAGCCGATCGGGTCACCGTTACCCTGCGGGATGGACGAGAATTTGAAGGCGAAGTGGTGGGACAGGATCCGGTCACGGATGTGGCGGTGATTCGCATTAGCGCTAGCAACTTGCCGATTGTGCGCTTGGGAGATGCCGAGGAGATCCGTCCTGGGGAATGGGCGATCGCCATTGGCAACCCCCTCGGGCTAGACAATACGGTCACCGCTGGCATCATCAGCGCCACGGGACGCAGCAGCGCCGATGTCCGCATCCCCGATAAGCAAGTGAGCTTTATTCAAACCGATGCTGCCATTAATCCCGGCAACTCCGGCGGGCCGCTGTTGAACGATCGCGGCCAGGTGATCGGCATGAATACGGCGATCATTGGTGGGGCGCAGGGTCTAGGTTTTGCGATTCCCATCAACGTGGTGCAGGATATTGCCAACCAGCTCATTACGAACGGTCGCGTCCAGCATCCCTATCTGGGCATTCGCATGGTGGAGCTGACTGAGGATGTGAAGCAAGAGCTGAATGCGAATCTCAACCGCGCCCAGCAACTCGACATCGATCAGGGTGTGGTGGTGGTAGAGGTTGCGCCGGGCTCCCCTGCATCCCTAGGCGGCCTGCAAGCTGGAGATGTGATTCAGGAGATTAACGGGGAGGCGATCGCCACCGGTCAAGATATTCAAGACGTGGTGCGGAGTAGTAATGTGGGCGATCGCCTACAGATCAGCCTATGGCGTGAGGGTGATACCCAATCTTTGACGGTGCAAACGGGAGAATTTCCGTCGCAGATGCGCTAA
- a CDS encoding urease accessory protein UreD has protein sequence MTTAPIASHRPTGWHGQLHLSFDTDDTGRTYLAHRHARAPYKIQRPFYPEDGVCHGVMLHTAGGIVGGDRLSTTVDLAPHTHALLTTAAANKLYGSAGETATQSVTLNLGAGAWLEWLPQELIVFQGGRLHQTIRVELGDQALWLGWEITRFGRTARQETFTEGEWRSHTEVWQQGKPLWIDPQWLPANADLLTSPHGLAGYPVVGSFAILGRSPQPEQLERARSLWTEINQPGDAGVTQLQSGYLCRYRGPASSTARRWFTQVWQDVRQTWGDRPPCSPRVWPR, from the coding sequence ATGACCACTGCCCCCATCGCGTCCCACCGTCCTACTGGATGGCACGGGCAGTTGCACCTGAGCTTTGACACCGACGACACCGGGCGCACCTACCTGGCCCATCGCCACGCCCGCGCTCCCTACAAAATTCAACGCCCCTTTTACCCAGAGGATGGGGTTTGCCATGGCGTCATGCTGCACACGGCAGGCGGCATCGTCGGGGGCGATCGCTTATCCACGACGGTAGATCTAGCGCCTCACACCCATGCCCTCCTGACCACGGCGGCAGCCAACAAGCTCTACGGCAGCGCTGGCGAAACCGCGACCCAGTCTGTCACCCTAAACCTAGGAGCCGGAGCCTGGCTAGAATGGCTGCCCCAAGAGCTGATCGTCTTCCAAGGAGGACGGCTGCATCAAACCATCCGGGTTGAGCTAGGGGATCAGGCTCTATGGCTAGGCTGGGAGATCACGCGCTTTGGTCGCACCGCCCGCCAAGAAACCTTCACCGAGGGCGAATGGCGATCGCATACGGAAGTGTGGCAGCAGGGCAAACCCCTGTGGATCGATCCCCAATGGCTACCGGCCAATGCTGACCTGCTCACCAGCCCCCACGGTCTAGCGGGCTATCCCGTCGTCGGTAGTTTTGCCATCCTGGGGCGATCGCCCCAGCCGGAGCAGCTAGAACGGGCGCGATCGCTCTGGACTGAGATCAACCAGCCTGGGGATGCCGGGGTGACCCAACTGCAGTCGGGCTACCTCTGTCGCTACCGTGGCCCCGCTTCAAGTACCGCCCGCCGCTGGTTTACCCAGGTCTGGCAGGATGTTCGCCAAACGTGGGGCGATCGCCCTCCCTGTAGTCCACGGGTTTGGCCTCGCTAG
- the ffh gene encoding signal recognition particle protein: MFDALNERLEGAWKKLRGQDKISDANIQEALREVRRALLEADVSLQVVKDFVAEVQTRAQGAEVISGVRPDQQFIKLVYDQLVEVMGETNAPLAQAEDGPTIVLMAGLQGTGKTTASAKLALHLRKQDRSTLLVATDVYRPAAIDQLITLGKQINVPVFELGSDANPVEIARQGVARAREEGIDTVIIDTAGRLQIDQDMMGELAQVKEMVQPHEVLLVVDAMTGQEAANLTRTFHEQIGVTGAILTKMDGDTRGGAALSVRRISGQPIKFIGVGEKVEALQPFFPDRMASRILGMGDVLTLVEKAQEEVDFAEAEKMQEKILSAQFDFDDFLKQMRLLKNMGSLGGLMKLIPGMGKISSDQLEQGEVQLKRSEAMINSMTKEERKNPEILSGSPSRRKRVAQGSGHSLNDVSKLVSDFQRMRTMMQQMGSGQMPGMGMPGMGGMGNPFGGGGGMPGMGGGGPRPGWRGYPGGGTAGKKKKKDKKKKGFGSL, from the coding sequence ATGTTTGATGCCCTAAACGAGCGATTGGAAGGAGCCTGGAAAAAGCTTCGCGGTCAAGACAAGATTTCCGATGCCAACATTCAGGAAGCCCTGCGGGAAGTGCGGCGGGCCTTGCTGGAGGCAGATGTCAGTCTGCAGGTGGTGAAAGATTTTGTCGCTGAGGTGCAAACCCGAGCGCAAGGGGCTGAGGTGATCTCCGGCGTCCGTCCCGACCAACAGTTCATCAAACTTGTCTACGACCAGCTCGTGGAGGTGATGGGGGAAACCAATGCTCCCCTAGCCCAAGCGGAAGACGGGCCCACCATTGTGCTGATGGCCGGTTTGCAAGGGACAGGGAAAACCACCGCCTCGGCTAAGCTAGCGCTGCACCTACGTAAGCAAGATCGCTCCACCCTGCTGGTGGCCACTGACGTCTACCGGCCGGCGGCGATCGATCAGTTGATTACCCTGGGTAAGCAGATTAATGTGCCGGTGTTTGAGCTAGGCAGCGATGCCAATCCCGTGGAGATCGCCCGCCAAGGGGTGGCGCGAGCTCGGGAAGAGGGCATTGATACGGTGATTATCGACACGGCAGGTCGGCTGCAAATTGACCAAGACATGATGGGCGAGTTGGCCCAGGTCAAGGAGATGGTGCAGCCCCACGAAGTTTTGCTGGTGGTGGATGCCATGACCGGGCAAGAGGCCGCCAACCTCACCCGCACCTTCCATGAGCAAATTGGGGTCACCGGTGCCATTCTCACCAAGATGGATGGCGATACCCGAGGGGGTGCTGCCCTGTCGGTGCGCCGTATTTCCGGACAGCCGATTAAGTTCATCGGGGTAGGCGAAAAGGTGGAGGCCCTACAGCCCTTCTTCCCCGATCGCATGGCCTCCCGCATTTTGGGCATGGGTGATGTGCTCACCCTGGTGGAAAAAGCCCAGGAAGAGGTGGATTTTGCTGAAGCAGAGAAGATGCAGGAGAAAATCCTCTCCGCTCAGTTTGATTTTGACGACTTCCTCAAGCAAATGCGCCTGTTGAAAAACATGGGCTCCTTGGGCGGCTTGATGAAGCTGATCCCCGGCATGGGCAAAATCTCCAGCGATCAGCTAGAGCAAGGCGAAGTCCAGCTCAAGCGATCGGAAGCCATGATCAACTCCATGACCAAGGAGGAGCGCAAAAATCCAGAGATCCTGTCCGGGTCGCCCAGCCGCCGTAAGCGCGTCGCCCAAGGGTCGGGTCATAGCCTCAATGATGTCAGCAAGCTGGTCAGCGATTTCCAGCGTATGCGCACCATGATGCAGCAAATGGGCAGCGGGCAGATGCCAGGCATGGGAATGCCGGGTATGGGCGGCATGGGCAATCCCTTTGGCGGTGGCGGCGGGATGCCAGGCATGGGCGGTGGCGGGCCGCGTCCCGGCTGGCGAGGCTATCCTGGCGGCGGCACGGCGGGCAAAAAGAAAAAGAAAGACAAGAAGAAAAAAGGCTTTGGCTCCCTCTAG
- the rpsP gene encoding 30S ribosomal protein S16, whose protein sequence is MIKLRLKRFGKKREASYRIVAMDSSARRDGRPLEELGFYNPRTDETRLDVDGILRRLQQGAQPTETVRHILERASILERPVSKYAPKDSAVAVAEPATETATETAVEAAPSEDSSEAE, encoded by the coding sequence ATGATCAAACTGCGATTGAAGCGGTTCGGCAAAAAGCGTGAAGCCAGCTACCGCATTGTTGCTATGGATAGCAGCGCTCGTCGGGACGGACGCCCCTTGGAAGAACTAGGGTTCTACAATCCGCGTACCGATGAAACCCGTTTAGATGTCGATGGAATCCTCCGTCGCCTGCAGCAGGGCGCACAGCCCACTGAGACCGTTCGTCATATTCTGGAGCGCGCCAGCATCCTAGAGCGTCCCGTATCCAAATATGCTCCGAAAGATTCTGCTGTGGCAGTTGCTGAGCCTGCTACCGAGACCGCTACTGAGACCGCTGTAGAAGCGGCTCCATCTGAGGATAGTTCCGAGGCTGAATAA
- a CDS encoding KH domain-containing protein, with protein MSDPSALPSPAESTPNYEALLRFLIEPFLEQPATLSVDCEYMPTSNRVWLRVAFEESDRGRVFGRGGRNIQAIRTVLRIAAQSAQQIAHLDVYGLPTEDAPRPAAPRSSRPTPPVRPRSRSAQDES; from the coding sequence ATGTCTGACCCCTCCGCCTTGCCATCCCCTGCAGAATCTACGCCCAACTATGAGGCGCTGCTGCGGTTCTTAATTGAGCCGTTTCTAGAGCAGCCTGCCACCTTGAGCGTCGATTGTGAATATATGCCCACATCCAATCGGGTGTGGCTGCGGGTGGCCTTTGAGGAATCCGATCGCGGGCGAGTGTTTGGTCGGGGTGGGCGAAATATTCAAGCCATTCGGACGGTATTGCGCATCGCGGCTCAGTCAGCCCAGCAGATAGCCCATCTTGATGTCTATGGACTACCCACTGAAGATGCGCCCCGACCAGCCGCACCGCGATCGTCCCGCCCTACTCCCCCCGTGCGGCCGCGATCGCGCAGTGCCCAAGACGAGTCCTAG
- a CDS encoding PhoH family protein, whose product MTQMLTVELPSPESAIALAGPQEANLKQLSKHTGTSIVLRGQQVLISGSDAQMRRCKDLIDLLQPYWETGSPVTSVDIQTVSHAWDTQRQVELQALQSDVLARTRRGEAVRAKTLRQRHYIQAIRSHDLTFCIGPAGTGKTYLAAVVAVQALLNNEYERLILTRPAVEAGERLGFLPGDLQQKINPYLRPLYDALYEFLDAEKIPSLMERGVIEVAPLAYMRGRTLNKAFVILDEAQNTTPAQMKMVLTRLGFQSRMVVTGDVTQTDLPHYQQSGLAVAEKILHRVEGIAFCHLTASDVVRHPLVQRIVAAYERQEQSTPLRSPDLRSSDRP is encoded by the coding sequence ATGACCCAGATGCTGACGGTTGAGTTGCCAAGTCCAGAGAGTGCGATCGCCCTGGCAGGCCCCCAAGAAGCAAATTTAAAACAGCTATCAAAGCATACCGGCACCTCCATCGTGCTGCGTGGGCAGCAGGTGCTGATTTCGGGCTCAGATGCCCAAATGCGCCGCTGTAAAGACTTAATCGATCTGCTGCAGCCCTATTGGGAAACCGGATCCCCGGTGACGTCGGTGGACATCCAAACCGTGTCCCATGCCTGGGATACCCAGCGACAGGTGGAGCTGCAGGCCCTCCAGTCTGATGTTTTGGCCCGCACGCGCCGCGGTGAGGCGGTACGCGCCAAAACTCTCCGCCAGCGCCACTATATTCAGGCTATTCGCAGCCACGACCTCACCTTTTGCATTGGCCCAGCCGGCACCGGGAAAACCTACCTAGCCGCTGTGGTGGCGGTGCAGGCGCTGCTGAATAATGAGTATGAGCGTCTGATTTTGACTCGACCAGCGGTGGAAGCCGGGGAACGGTTGGGGTTTTTGCCGGGGGATTTGCAGCAAAAAATTAACCCCTACCTGCGTCCGCTCTACGATGCGCTCTACGAATTCTTAGATGCGGAGAAAATCCCCAGCCTCATGGAGCGTGGGGTGATTGAAGTGGCTCCCTTGGCCTACATGCGGGGACGCACCCTGAATAAAGCCTTTGTGATTTTGGATGAGGCGCAAAATACTACCCCAGCCCAGATGAAAATGGTGCTGACGCGGCTAGGCTTTCAGTCGCGCATGGTGGTGACCGGCGATGTCACCCAAACCGATCTACCCCACTACCAGCAGTCGGGCTTGGCTGTGGCAGAGAAAATTCTTCATCGGGTGGAGGGCATTGCCTTCTGCCATCTGACCGCATCGGACGTGGTGCGCCATCCCCTTGTGCAGCGGATTGTGGCGGCCTATGAGCGCCAAGAACAATCGACACCCCTGCGATCGCCAGATCTGCGGTCGAGCGATCGCCCCTAA
- a CDS encoding DUF2808 domain-containing protein, with product MSAKNNRHPCDRQICGRAIAPNIALAQPPTVVEGDRYHGDSTMKDRQMNRTLNLGLAAALGIGMVGIVPQAIALQLADGTVYFERPPSLIDTSTSRSTASTAGGTYYFTLEVPDNAGEPLKTVAIAPESGNSASQRIRYRTDRTTAFAGTRRSRGEALAIQSTAYDEETQALTVEFEPAVPPGTTVTLAIRPERNPRRDGVYLFGVTAYPPGEQTHGQFLGYGRLHFYQPDYRPFWH from the coding sequence ATGAGCGCCAAGAACAATCGACACCCCTGCGATCGCCAGATCTGCGGTCGAGCGATCGCCCCTAATATCGCCCTAGCCCAACCTCCAACCGTCGTCGAAGGCGATCGCTATCATGGAGATAGCACGATGAAGGACAGGCAGATGAATCGTACTCTGAACCTTGGTCTAGCCGCAGCGCTGGGGATCGGTATGGTTGGCATCGTTCCACAAGCGATCGCCCTCCAACTTGCCGATGGCACCGTTTATTTTGAGCGCCCGCCTAGTTTAATCGACACCAGTACCAGCCGCTCCACCGCCTCCACTGCCGGCGGCACCTATTACTTCACCCTAGAGGTGCCAGACAATGCCGGTGAACCCCTCAAAACCGTGGCGATCGCCCCCGAGTCGGGCAACAGCGCCAGTCAACGCATCCGTTACCGCACCGACCGCACCACCGCCTTTGCAGGTACCCGGCGCAGCCGGGGAGAGGCCCTGGCGATTCAGTCCACGGCGTATGACGAGGAAACCCAGGCCTTAACCGTCGAGTTTGAGCCTGCCGTACCTCCTGGCACCACGGTCACCTTAGCCATCCGCCCCGAGCGCAATCCGCGCCGTGATGGCGTGTACCTCTTTGGCGTCACGGCCTATCCCCCTGGTGAGCAGACCCATGGGCAGTTTCTCGGCTACGGTCGGCTACATTTTTATCAACCCGACTACCGGCCCTTCTGGCATTGA
- a CDS encoding histidine phosphatase family protein — protein sequence MNTRVILVRHGESTYNVLRKIQGQCDESTLTDLGQQGAIQVGQALQGIALDAAYCSPLQRAQQTATLILETLAPRQAVPALQQRDDLKEINLVNWEGLTFKEVEEQFPEQARLWHQEPHRLTMEQVTEAGTTTIYPLLDLFDQATQFWKDTLPRHAGQTILVVAHSGINRVLIATALGLQPEHYVRLYQSNCGISVLNFPHGWGEPAQLESMNLTAHLGKPLPAVRAGQGGFRLLLVRHGETDWNRDKRFQGQMDIPLNENGYAQAAGAAEYLKDVSLTRAITSPLLRPKQTAESILTHHAGLDLELMEGLKEISHGLWEGKLEEEIEVDYATELQDWKVAPETVQMPDGENLQDVWTRSATAWEAIARSTPVAQPGEPLPTVLVVAHDAVNKAILCDLMNLGPDQFWRFKQGNGAVSVIDYPHGAEGLPVLRAMNITTSGSVLDKTAAGAL from the coding sequence CTGAATACTCGCGTCATTCTCGTACGACACGGCGAGAGCACCTACAACGTTTTGCGGAAAATTCAGGGACAGTGCGACGAATCGACCCTGACTGACCTGGGCCAGCAAGGGGCCATCCAGGTAGGACAAGCTCTGCAAGGTATTGCCCTAGACGCGGCCTACTGCAGTCCACTCCAGCGGGCCCAGCAAACCGCTACCTTAATCCTCGAAACCCTGGCACCCAGACAAGCCGTGCCCGCCCTCCAGCAACGAGATGATCTCAAAGAGATTAACTTGGTGAACTGGGAAGGGTTGACCTTCAAAGAGGTCGAGGAACAGTTTCCCGAACAGGCGCGCCTGTGGCACCAAGAACCCCATCGGTTGACCATGGAGCAGGTCACAGAGGCAGGAACGACCACCATCTATCCGCTGCTGGATTTGTTTGACCAAGCCACCCAGTTTTGGAAAGATACCCTCCCCCGCCACGCTGGGCAGACGATTTTGGTGGTGGCCCACAGCGGCATCAACCGCGTGTTGATCGCAACGGCGTTGGGCCTACAGCCCGAACATTATGTGCGTCTCTACCAATCCAATTGCGGCATCAGCGTATTGAACTTCCCCCATGGCTGGGGTGAGCCAGCTCAGCTTGAGTCGATGAACCTAACGGCCCACCTTGGTAAACCCTTACCTGCAGTTCGGGCCGGGCAAGGCGGCTTCCGGCTCTTGCTGGTGCGCCATGGGGAAACCGATTGGAACCGCGATAAGCGTTTCCAGGGACAGATGGATATTCCTCTCAATGAAAACGGCTATGCCCAAGCGGCTGGTGCAGCGGAATATCTCAAAGATGTGTCCTTGACCCGCGCCATCACCAGTCCCCTCCTACGCCCTAAGCAAACAGCGGAATCGATCCTCACCCACCACGCCGGTCTCGACCTGGAGCTGATGGAGGGGTTGAAGGAAATTAGTCACGGTCTCTGGGAAGGCAAGCTGGAAGAAGAGATTGAGGTGGACTATGCCACCGAGCTGCAAGATTGGAAAGTCGCGCCCGAAACGGTGCAAATGCCCGACGGCGAGAACCTACAGGATGTCTGGACGCGATCGGCAACAGCCTGGGAAGCGATCGCCCGTTCTACACCCGTGGCGCAGCCTGGGGAACCCTTGCCTACGGTGCTGGTCGTCGCCCACGATGCTGTCAATAAGGCTATTCTTTGTGACTTGATGAACCTTGGCCCCGACCAATTTTGGCGGTTTAAGCAAGGTAATGGTGCCGTCAGCGTCATCGACTACCCCCATGGAGCGGAGGGCTTGCCGGTGCTACGAGCCATGAACATTACCACTAGCGGCAGTGTCTTAGATAAAACGGCGGCAGGCGCACTGTAG
- a CDS encoding TMEM165/GDT1 family protein, producing MDFNLLGLSFVTVFLSELGDKSQIAAIALGGSSKSLRAVFLGTSAALLLASFLGVWLGEGVSQLLPVHWVKTIAAVGFAVMGVRMLWPKAAEVDEAAPCGDE from the coding sequence ATGGATTTCAATCTCCTCGGCCTCAGTTTCGTCACCGTATTTTTGTCGGAACTAGGCGATAAGAGTCAAATTGCAGCGATCGCCCTTGGCGGTAGCTCCAAGTCCCTGCGAGCGGTATTCTTGGGCACCTCCGCTGCCTTATTGTTGGCGAGTTTCTTGGGCGTGTGGCTGGGGGAAGGCGTTTCGCAATTGCTGCCTGTCCATTGGGTGAAAACCATTGCTGCGGTTGGCTTTGCGGTCATGGGCGTGCGAATGCTTTGGCCCAAAGCGGCTGAGGTGGACGAAGCCGCTCCCTGTGGCGACGAGTGA